One part of the Dermacentor silvarum isolate Dsil-2018 chromosome 6, BIME_Dsil_1.4, whole genome shotgun sequence genome encodes these proteins:
- the LOC119456645 gene encoding solute carrier family 22 member 7, whose product MQEPTSSKKSSVSIAGTTGVLAAADKDSAQNQAAGPLRWPCGDPFEGFIPVGEGRVQFLLLASAVISASAFLCQVLSYRLTARVMDHWCQQPERFANLSVAEWKELAIPREEDGSFSRCTMRDPPEAGSLAMIVRCSAWDFDLGAYGNTIVSDFSLVCDRHWLIEATLLAYSVASMIWLPLMGAAADRVGRKTVAHTSLMALLLAGITNSVSDSFQFYVVMRTIVSATTSSIMVVLFVLLYEVSTRNRCYLYWTLYVALPATVVPALFFASDKLRLSWKGVQLLLMMPTALMLPTFCTLDESHNWLLATWKTREAQSVAMRVAAANGMPQPEFLEAFNRVVVEMAQQRAALADQPHAILSPQRRATTMVLAFIWTAEIFSYNLINLNNILTAHGWSTVLSAAAAGPAFVLVYRCMQRLGARWIAVLSCMLLSVATALLSALYKDDQRFNVTVSLLLATARLAGNAVLLASFAVTAALYPTACRCFGFSVAFAWGRLGALLGQLCAPYIPGRGKSLVLALIASLMALTCAAFERLPDIEDCSTSLQSRSGSSITVVQEEEPLQYMRESLVPLPRKPKRNRRKKRRAASKASVESDQLRMTTFSRNLAVETGGWGH is encoded by the exons ATGCAGGAACCGACCTCCTCGAAGAAGTCATCCGTCTCTATCGCCGGGACCACTGGAGTCCTTGCAGCTGCTGATAAAGACTCGGCGCAAAACCAGGCAGCGGGCCCGTTGAGGTGGCCCTGCGGTGACCCTTTCGAGGGGTTCATCCCCGTGGGCGAAGGTCGCGTCCAGTTTCTGCTGCTCGCAAGCGCCGTCATCTCGGCGTCCGCCTTCTTGTGTCAGGTGCTGAGCTACCGGCTCACCGCGCGCGTCATGGACCACTGGTGCCAGCAGCCGGAGCGTTTCGCCAACTTGAGCGTCGCCGAGTGGAAGGAGCTGGCAATTCCCCGCGAGGAAGACGGCTCCTTCAGCCGCTGCACCATGCGCGACCCACCGGAAGCCGGTTCTTTGGCGATGATCGTGCGCTGCTCTGCCTGGGACTTCGACCTGGGCGCTTATGGCAACACCATCGTGAGTGATTTCTCGCTCGTGTGCGACCGCCACTGGCTCATTGAGGCGACGCTCTTGGCGTACTCGGTCGCCTCGATGATTTGGCTGCCGCTGATGGGCGCCGCGGCCGACCGCGTGGGCCGAAAAACGGTCGCGCACACGTCGCTCATGGCGCTCCTGCTGGCCGGGATTACGAACAGCGTCAGCGACTCCTTCCAGTTCTACGTCGTCATGCGCACCATCGTCTCAGCCACCACGAGCAGCATCATGGTCGTACTGTTCGTGCTGCTGTACGAGGTGTCGACGCGCAACCGCTGCTACCTGTACTGGACGCTTTACGTGGCATTGCCCGCTACCGTCGTGCCGGCGCTGTTCTTCGCCTCAGACAAACTGCGTCTGAGCTGGAAGGGAGTCCAGCTGCTACTCATGATGCCAACAGCGCTAATGTTGCCGACTTTCTGCACACTTGATGAGTCGCACAACTGGCTCCTGGCCACGTGGAAGACGCGCGAGGCGCAGAGCGTCGCCATGCGAGTGGCAGCAGCGAATGGCATGCCTCAGCCCGAGTTTCTGGAAGCATTCAATCGCGTCGTCGTCGAAATGGCGCAGCAGCGCGCCGCCTTGGCCGACCAACCGCATGCTATCCTGTCTCCCCAGCGGCGCGCCACCACGATGGTTTTGGCTTTCATTTGGACAGCCGAGATCTTCTCGTACAACCTGATCAACCTCAACAACATCTTGACTGCACACGG ATGGTCGACCGTGCTGAGCGCCGCAGCAGCGGGGCCGGCGTTCGTGCTCGTCTACCGCTGCATGCAGCGTCTGGGCGCCCGCTGGATAGCGGTGCTGTCGTGCATGCTCCTCAGCGTCGCGACCGCACTGCTCTCAGCCCTGTACAAGGACGACCAGCGCTTCAACGTGACCGTGAGCCTGCTGCTGGCCACGGCGCGCCTCGCCGGCAATGCCGTCCTACTGGCCAGCTTCGCCGTCACCGCGGCGCTGTACCCGACCGCGTGCCGCTGCTTCGGCTTCTCGGTGGCCTTCGCCTGGGGCCGTCTAGGCGCCCTTTTGGGGCAGCTGTGCGCCCCGTACATTCCGGGCCGCGGCAAGAGCCTGGTGCTAGCACTCATCGCCTCGCTCATGGCGCTCACGTGCGCTGCTTTCGAACGACTTCCTGATATCGAAGACTGCTCCACGTCTCTGCAATCACGCTCGGGATCATCCATCACGGTCGTGCAGGAAGAGGAGCCGCTCCAATACATGCGGGAGTCGCTAGTGCCTCTGCCTCGCAAGCCGAAGAGAAACCGCCGCAAGAAGCGGCGCGCGGCCAGCAAGGCGTCCGTCGAGTCCGACCAGTTGCGGATGACGACTTTCTCCAGAAATCTGGCCGTCGAGACAGGCGGATGGGGGCACTGA